A single genomic interval of Bacillaceae bacterium S4-13-56 harbors:
- a CDS encoding CidA/LrgA family holin-like protein encodes MELLKLLGQIGILSVFYLVGVWIQEAFHLFIPGSLIGMFLLFLLLMIKKVKVSWVSSGSNYFMKHMAILFIPVTVGLINYLDVFIGKGLLLVPIALISTFLVIIVSGAVSQYLVKKTEKVNEKVNAHELNH; translated from the coding sequence TATCTGTTTTTTATTTAGTGGGGGTTTGGATACAAGAGGCATTCCATTTATTCATTCCGGGAAGTCTGATTGGGATGTTTTTACTATTTCTGCTGTTAATGATTAAGAAAGTAAAAGTAAGTTGGGTAAGTAGCGGTTCAAATTATTTTATGAAGCATATGGCTATTTTATTTATTCCTGTTACAGTCGGTCTCATAAACTATTTAGATGTTTTTATAGGAAAAGGTCTGTTACTTGTTCCAATTGCTTTAATTAGCACATTTTTGGTCATCATTGTTTCTGGAGCAGTCAGTCAATATTTAGTTAAGAAAACAGAAAAGGTCAACGAGAAGGTTAATGCACATGAACTTAATCATTAA